The Eublepharis macularius isolate TG4126 chromosome 7, MPM_Emac_v1.0, whole genome shotgun sequence sequence TCCATGTATTTTAAACTGGGGCCCTTTCCCTTCAGTTTCTGTTCTTCATCTAAGGCCGCCGTCCAGGCCAAGGTTGGATTCTCAAATGTTAAGATTAAATCGCACATAGTTCTTACTAAGCAGAGTTAGGcccttctaagcccgttgaagtcaatgggctctaAAGggcgtgactctgtttaggactacacTGCTGTTTTTAGGCGAATGGTATAATCAAGCAGCTAATCtttctgatggggggggggctgaattgacagtgcaatcctaaacagagttattccagtctaagcccattggaatcgatgggcttagactggatcgCACTGTAAATTGAGCAGTTTACCAGCATCAGTGAAACAGGGGAGGGGGCTGCGAGAGAACCATTGCCTGCTatcttaaggagagttactccagtctaagcccgttggaatcaatgggcttagactggagtaactctgctcaggatcgCGCCGTAGGAAACGGCCCAGACCCGCCTGCAACTTTGCTGGGTGAGACTTGAGACGTGGAGGGGCTCTGACCGAACTGCGCCCCTCCGCTGAccgccttcccttccccccttatTGCTGCCCGCAGATACGGCACCATGGACGGCGGGACGCGGCGCAAGAACGCCACCCGCGAGACGACGAGCACGCTGAAGGCCTGGCTGCAGGAGCACCGCAAGAACCCCTACCCGACCAAGGGCGAGAAGATCATGCTGGCCATCATCACCAAGATGACCCTCACGCAGGTCTCCACCTGGTTCGCCAACGCCCGGCGGCGCCTCAAGAAGGAGAACAAGATGACCTGGCCGCCCCGCAACAAATGCGCCGACGAGAAGAGGCCCTACGAGGACGACGACCAGGCAGAGGGCCCCGCGGAGAGCCTGAAGGGCGAGAAACTCGCGGGTATCTCCCCAAACTCCCTCCAGATCAGGGCAGCAGCCGGCCCCTCCCTTTATCCTGGAAAGCTATGGGGACGTGTATGGGGCAGGCAGGCACCCACCGCATAGGGACGTCCGGACACATCACAAATGGGGGGGGGCGATGTTCTAACCCGGCAGCTAATCTTTCTGATCAGCCAGAGGAGGTTTCTTCTGTCCATCCCTGAGGTCAAGAAACCGAACTCTTTTCGAAACCCCGGGCAGCTAAATGTGCCACCTGTTAATGGACGTGGAGGGAGGGTTTGCTGTGACGGGTAGTTCCAGCGGACCTTGAATAACGACGGAGGGAGGGGCAGAGCCAGCAACAGCCTTGTTCTGACTGCAGCTGTTTTCCTTTTAAGCTGTTTTATTTTATACAAATCCCCCTAAAAACGCATTAAGGAAGCTACGCTAATGCATAACATTCCGAGTCAACTTCTTGCTGACATCGCAATTCCCGGTCTGTAAAATGGGTGTAGTCAAATCAAGGTCCAGGAATTGCTACGGCTGGTGGGGATCAAAGTCCAGCTAGTCGCGGGTTGCGCTCCCAGCAGCTTCCGGTGGGGCCTGCAGGCGGTCCCCCACCCGGAGCAGGGAGGCTTCCTTCGGATAAACGCGAAAGGCCTTCTTGGTTCCAGACAAAGGCTGCCATCATAACCAGGCGCGCTTGGCGCATCTCGATCCAAGGGCTACAAAAACGGAGCGAGCGGGTGGCGCGCCACTGTCGCCCGGCACGtacccatttctctctctctctctccccttgcaGACCCGCCGAGCAAGGAGGACAAGGAGCTGGCCCTGAGCGACCTGGACGACTACGACCCGCTCGAGTCGGAGAGCTCGGAGGGCGAGCTGAAGGCGCCCGCCTTCGGCCACGTGGAGAGCGACGCCTGCCTCGACGAGGCCTGCAAGGAGCCCGCCCTGGAGCAGCGGCCCAAGAGCTGCCTCAAGGACCCGACGGCGGGCGCGGAGGGCtgcgaggcggcggcggcggcgctgctgGGCGGGCGGGCGGTGCGGGCCAGCTGCGGGGAGTCCAAGGCGTGCTACCCgccgcagccgccgccgccgcagctcCTGGAAGGCGGCAAGCCGCGGATCTGGTCGCTGGCGCACACGGCCACCTCGCTGGCCCCGGCCGAGCTGCCGTCGTGCATGCTGAAGCGCCAGCAGGGGGCGTCGAGCGCCGCCAGCGCCCTGGCCCCGCCGGCCGGCAGCGGGGCCGAGCGGCCGGCCAAGGAGTCCCCGGTGGCCAACCTCAGGAACTGGGTGGACGGCGTCTTCCACGACCCGCTCTTCCGGCACAGTACTTTGAACCAGGCCCTGAGCGGCAGCGCCGTGTCTTGGGCGGCCGCCAAGGGCTCCCTCCTGGAGACGGGGCCGCTGGGCCGCTCGCTGGGCGCGGGCGCCGCCGCGCTCAAGGGCCAGGCGGACTCCGGCAAAGACTTCCTGGCCTTCCCCAAAGCAGGCGGCAAGATGTTCTGCTCCTAACGGCCGGACCCCGcccgcctccccgccccccggccCGGGTGGGGGGAAGGCAAGACCGGGGAGGGGGCCAGAGAGACTGGACCGGACCGGACCGGAGGGGGCGGGTGGGGGAGAGCCCCAAACAGGACTTGGGGGAGAGAAGATGGAAACGGGAGACTTTCCTTCCCCAAAGGATTTCCAAAGCGCTGGtttaaggaaaggggggggaggaaaaaaggcgCCCCCGGCCCGCGGGACTTTCTTCGCTGCTCTTAGCAAGATTTTCACTCGGCTTCGACCTTAAGGGATCCGGGGCTTGGAGTTAGCCTAAGTCCGGAGCAGGACCCGGTGGTTCTAGAGGCGTGCTCCGGAGTTGGCCGTGGCACGTTTACAAGGCGCCAGGTTTGAATCCGGCTTCTTCGGGGAGGGGGAGTTGTTTGgcttcttgggttttttttttttaatttgtggcATGCCAGTCTTAGTTACCAAAACAAAAGGAGGACTTCCTCggacctttccccccttccccctccatagTTAACGTCTCACCCGCGAAAGCAACACTTCCCCGAGTTAACACCATCGAGCACACTCACACGCCATTGGAACGGAAGAAATCAACTGTGTCGCGAAACAGATGTTCACGCCAGAAATAAATGGTCGCTTTCTCCAAGAGGTGCCCGATGAGTCGTGGTCTGTGTGCATTCGGCAACCGGGGGGGAAGGGCTTCCAGCGGCCGGCGATTGGGGCATGCACGCGGACTGGCGGCCGCCTCGGGCTGGATCGGGGCCTTTGGCTCCTGAACACGTGTCGCCTGATCACGTGCGTTCGGAAGGAAATCCTGGTGGGATTTCTGGTCTCTTGCTAAGACTGAGAGTTCGCAGTAGATCCCGCTCATTCCGTGGGTTCGCCTCCGTCTGCAGCCAGATCCCTAGACACGGCTGAGCGTGCATCCCAGTGAAATTTACTTCCGAGTAAACGTGCAGAGACTCCGGCTGGAAAGCTTTAACCGCTGAGACTAAAGATAGAAACCTCCACGGGCCAGATCCACAGAGGCGTTAGAGATGGCGCCACTTGCGACCTTAATAGGCCCAATAAATCGTCTGAACCCGGTTCAGGGTTGAGGCGCTAAACCGCTGACTGTAATTCTCGCAGAGAGGCAACaaggatgcccccccccttttctccgcttgccattttttttaaaagccaaggaaAGATTGCGTTTAGGAAAGCGTCTTCGCTCCCCTCCCGCTCAGTAAATCCGGGGATCGACTCCAGGCCAAACACGCTTTCCCTTGTATTTTAACTGTAGGGTTCTGCTAACGTTGACGCGGCCGGTGAAGGGGACCCGTAAGAGGCAGGCCTGGGCTCGCAGCAAGGGTAGACGGGCCTGGGGATATATTCCTGATCCGAGGCGAGACACGTGCATTGTAAGAAAACGCTTTGCTAGCAGCCTTCGGCATTTAGACGACATGGACAGTATTTGAGAGACTGACAGATGGTGGTGATTTCCTCCAGTGCAACGGAGGGTGCCGTCCTGTGCACATGCAGTTTAGCACCGTACAGATTCCTGGGGGACAAAGGCCCGATGCGGTCTGGCtccccttgccttgaaaatccgcATGTTCCCTCCCACACGGCAGCCACCTAATTTTTACTGCGATCTTTTGCAAAACTTGGGAACAAACCAGGATTggaaaagattggggggggggagctagggAAGCCCAAGAGAAGCTGAGGGGGAGCAggcaaaaggaggggggaagctcCCCCAAAGCACTGGGGCAGGTAGTGGCCTTAAGCGCATAGGCTCGGGTTGTCTGCGAGAATCATGGATTTCATTGTTGCATTGTTGTCCGAAGTACTCCGAATTAAACGAGAAGTGGGCTCCGATGCCCATTTTATTCGAATAAGGTGTGTGaggggggagctggggctggacTCTTATGAAATAGGGGCAGGCTCTTTGGAAATTGGGTTGTTTGGGGTGAACCCATCGGAGGGAATCCGAATTCCGGCTACtgggcgcgggcgcgcgggcgtgtgtgtgtgtgtttttttaaatgtggcCAAGCAATTGATTGACGCGGAAGATGTGATGTCTTAAACTACGGTTTTAACTTGAAACTCCTCCGCTGTCCTGGAGAGAGAGACTCGCTGGAGTCTCTATGAATATTTCAGCACTTCAGGACGGATGCTTTACCGTTTTGACATTAAATAGAAGAGCAGCCGAGAGAGAGACAGAgcgctttctctccccccaccctctgatTCGGGCAATTTACTGTCGAATTAGGAGACAGCGACTTCAAGATTTCCCCTCTCCCTGCAGTCCGGGGTGGAAACTTTTCTAGAGGATGACAAGAGACAAGAAACAGAACTCGCCTGAAATCTGGCGTGTCCCCCTCCCTCCGGAGGGGGGTTTAGGTGTTGAAAGTAAAGACGGTTTTCTCCTTTGTCTCTTTTTCCTCCGAAGccatcttataataataataacattcgatttatacacctaatgcccattcagagcggtttacaaagtatgttattattatccccacaacaaacaccctgtgaggtgggtggggacgagagagctccagagaactgtgactagacCAAGCccacccaagctggcttcaagtggacgagtggggaatcaaacccggctctccagattagagtcccgcgctcttagccactacaccaaactggctatcgatcgatcgatcgagcTACACCCGATGCACAGCCCAGTTATGCTCAAACGATCATATTCAAGCTAGACGTGCCTTTTAAagactggggaggggagcttTAGGCGACATGCCGGTATTTCTCAGGAGCTTCGTCGCCAATGAATGGCTTCAGGTATCAGCGATTAAATGGGACTCTCTACCTGCCAAGTGACCCCTTTAATTTCATTGAATTAAAAACAAATCACCTTTCTTCTGGGCGGCCAACTTTGCTTTTGTTATTCCAAGAGGGCGGGACTTTTTTTGTTGCAGTTGccgaaaaatgcccccccccagctgaatCTAGAATCAAACCAGGCGAGAACCTTGCAGTTTTGCTCTGTCCAACTAGTCCCCCTCATTAGAATACCAGCACCCCCTCAAAACAACCCATTCCCTTGATCTAAATAGTAAGCTGACTGGCTGCTATCCTGAGAAtagtttcctggaagtaagtcccattgaatggaatgagacttacttctgagtagacctgcttagaattgttcCTAGAGGACGGGGAGGGCTTCAGCTGATCCAGAATTCCGTTCAAAACTCGGGGGCTTAAGACAGGGCCTTGCCCGGGGCAGAACATGGCTCTGCCTGCGAAGGCGCAAATCCTGCGCCAACCACGCCCGGAGCGAGCAAACCCGTTTCCATTGGGGGCTGCGAGGGAGCCAGGCGCGGGCTCGTGCGGCCGGGCGCGCGGGCGGCTGTAATTGGACtggacccccctccccttccctcccctcctcttataTCCCCCCCCCTATATCGACTTTCGCTCTCTGGGATGATATTATCGGAATGAATGAAGCTCTCTGCTGATGGGGGCTGTCAAAAGGCTGAGACAGGAGGCCCCCGGCCTGGGGAAGGGAacggggaaagggggagggaggcggGTGGGGGGGGAAACCCCGTTGCATCAGCCAGGATAATTTGAAGTGAAATTTTCATtctgacagtttaaaggggggaaaggaggggggggtctTCAATTGCTGCAAGACTTTGCGCCCGGCGATCtgcttggcaggggagggggcgctTCCGCGGGCAGCCACGTCTGGCCGCTGAAAAGGGCAAAAGAACTCGAATTAGTTGTAAGAGATAAAaagggcaggggaggaaaagagtCGAGGGTACTTGACAGTAATAGCGAAAAGTGCCGTCTCCGGGGAGCCGCCGCGGCAGGCGGAGGCTGGGCCGGGAGGAATGTTAATGTCGTCTGGGCCAGCCGCCGGCAGGAAAGCGCGCCCGCCGGGAGACAAAGCAaagcgccgccgccgccaaaGCAAGGGCCGCGGCCGGGCTGGGAGAGGGCAAAGGGGCAGGGAGCGGGCGAGGGGGCAGGTCAAAGGGAACGCCTGGCCCGGGAAGGGAGATCCGCGATGGACACCCCTCTCAAAGGCTGGACAGGGACAtttgcttgcggggagagtgggctataataataataataataataataataataataataataataataggattCTTCTCCCTCTACACCCCTGCTCTGCCACGCCAATTACAGTATCGTTATATTTTACTCCACCCTACTTTAAatccccctcccaccttctggccgGAGAAAACCCGACCTGTTCGCACTTCCAAATctgaaagaagggagctttgactctccaaagctcagacCCTGGATGGTGTCTTAGCCGGTGCTacgggacccgaatcttgctctcccGAACTCAGAGCCCATCTGAGATGTTGGATTAAAAGGACATCGTAAGATAGAGGAGGGGACAATGTTCGTGCGGAAGCGCTGCTGGAGCCGGGCCACTCGGTACTGAATCCCTTTCATTTTTCAGTATAACTGGGCCACGTACCCTAAAAGAGGTTCCGGACGTCAAGGGATAAACACGTGTCTCTATCTGACCCAGCCCCCAAATATTCCAAATTTTCTTGAAATTTCAGGTCTCTGAAaaatctctgtttttttttaacccgAGGCAATTTACTCAGGAGTTTTTCCAAGATTCGGTGTCATTTTGTAgttgagcaagattcgggtccagcagcaccttaaatgccaactagattttcagggtataactcAGGAGTATAACTTAGGGGGTTCCCCAGGATTCGGGGGTCATTTTGTAGTGAAACGCGATTCGGGTCCAgtagagcaccttaaagaccaactaccctggaaatctagttggtctttaagatgctactggtctcgaattttgctcttctataGCAGACCCACACGGCTTCCCCCCTGAAACTATTTTGTagttacttttatttttaacGGTAGGAATTGATGCTGTCAAGATTTAAGTGCTTTGGTCAGGTCGATCACAAGAGAAGAGTGAACCCGGTTCTTCGGTGTCTCTCCGGTGGAAACGACGTCACGACGTTTGGCTGGATTTATATTTGAAACCGCAGCTTAGATAGTCTCGCTCGGTCCTTGCGGCCAAAGACAAATCAACCCCCCGTAGCACAATCAAGGTGTCAAGGAGGCGAATTCAAAAGACGCGCAGCCTCCCTGGACTTCTGCACTAGAAAAAGTAGGTCCCAGAAAGAAGGTTCGGATCCCGAACCGGGTCTAAACAATAGAACTAGAAACTCCCCTCTAGGTCTCTGCCTTGTGGAGCAAACCAGACATGCGAGTCTGGAGCTCGCAGcagttttttccttttccttttaagaACTCGACTCTCCTCGCCTTTGCGCGCCTGAGAACTGAGTTCTtactaaaaccttgaacttgCTCCAAAAGCGCCTCGCTGTCAAACCAAGGGCGCGAGcaggaagctttgggtcaaggggACTTCGCGATGGATGGTGTCCCTGATCCGTTTAAACGAAGCAAGATCTCAGCAGGCTATCAGGGAAACTAATCTCCGGCGCGCCTGGATCAATAATCCCCCTCGCTACGTACTACCTACCTACATACCCAGCGAGAGAAAAAAGGTTCCCCGGTCTACCTGGAGGCGATAGTGGCaatggaaaggggtgggggggatggggaGCCGTTGTAAATATATAATGCCAGATATaaagggcgggggcgggggaagagACAGAAGAACCCGAAAGGAcaggggattgggggggggggtgcttgggtTGTAGATCTTGAAAGGGAGAGACTCGCCAAGCCATTCGGCCGTAGCAAATTCCAACCCACAGAGGAGACGATGGGAAATTAACAGCGCCTTTTTTACATAGAGGCCGAATAAAATCGTAATCAGCGGCGCGTTACTTTTCATTAAGCGACTTTGACAGCAGAGGCGGCAGCTTCAGTCTCGACAGGGAAcagaagaggggggggaggaagaaatatatatatatttctctccccccccccccgcgccagcCATAAGATAATTCCTTAAGCTCCATTAACAACTCTTAGCCGCAGGAAACGCGCTCCCTGAAAACATCTTCAAATCTAAAAGCTTTATCGACCTCGCAAACCTCGACTGATGGGTCTATTTCTttcattcttgtttttttttttaaaagggggggggggaacagtggCGAGAGAGACGTCCAGCAAAGCAATAGACTTTGACACAACACCTTCTTAACTGGCGAGCGAAAGAGGCAGGCCAAACGAGACCTTAAATGATATTTAAAAGGCAGCCAATTAAGATTTCAAATGATTGTCTCCTGAGATTATGCATGCAATTTATGTCacatgctgcctctcctccccccccccccccacttctcccaAACATGCAAGTAAAATTGCAAGCCGATAGATCGCTCGGTCTTGGCATAATTATATCTTTCCTGTCTTGCAACGGGGAAGAAATTGCCGGGAACCTCGGCTTTCGCCTAAACTGTTTAGCAACAGCAAGCTCACAAAAATGAAGCTTTATATATAATGATGAACTGACTCCTTTGCAGCCGACAATTTAATTTATATGTTGCTAATGAAAAGGTAGCATCAAGGCGTTTTCTGGGAACGTTTGACCCAgtgcctctccctcccccactccctGTCCATTTTTCCCTGGCcagacttttaaaatttattttattaatttatggcATTtatggcctttctcactgagactcaaggcggattacacagtgtgagattagtacagtcagtatcaaggacatttccataaacaacaccATAGGGTAAAAAAAcagaagtttacaaagacatagcatgagcaagttgaagaaatgctgctgcagaacataagcaattctaagtctgacattagacaacatgaagctcaagtagctcataggagcgcatatttaaaacaacagagagtacctaaggcaacatagtggtgaagtctatggtccctagctcATTAGCGGAgcttctgagaccccctccctacaatacaaaggctttgtgaataattcagttttgcattgtttgtagaaagccaggagggggggctcttctgacctcctcaggctggctgttccacaggataggggccaccacagagaaagcctgtgtaggagctgctgttgatttcgtccatatgcagggtggcacctgcaggagaccctgttcagatgagcaactTTGCTGTACAAATATTTTCTGCAGAGAAACTAAAACATGTATTTGAAAGGAAGATCCGTTGATAGCCATGGGATTTAACtgcccacagccccctcc is a genomic window containing:
- the IRX4 gene encoding iroquois-class homeodomain protein IRX-4 isoform X1, yielding MSYPQFGYPYSSAPQFLMTTNSLTTCCETSGRTLTDSGAAASAQTPVYCPVYESRLLATARHELNSAAALGVYGNPYTNSQGYGNYVAYGSEASAFYSLNSFDSKDGSGSAHAGLTQAAAYYPYDHTLSQYQYDRYGTMDGGTRRKNATRETTSTLKAWLQEHRKNPYPTKGEKIMLAIITKMTLTQVSTWFANARRRLKKENKMTWPPRNKCADEKRPYEDDDQAEGPAESLKGEKLADPPSKEDKELALSDLDDYDPLESESSEGELKAPAFGHVESDACLDEACKEPALEQRPKSCLKDPTAGAEGCEAAAAALLGGRAVRASCGESKACYPPQPPPPQLLEGGKPRIWSLAHTATSLAPAELPSCMLKRQQGASSAASALAPPAGSGAERPAKESPVANLRNWVDGVFHDPLFRHSTLNQALSGSAVSWAAAKGSLLETGPLGRSLGAGAAALKGQADSGKDFLAFPKAGGKMFCS
- the IRX4 gene encoding iroquois-class homeodomain protein IRX-4 isoform X2 is translated as MTTNSLTTCCETSGRTLTDSGAAASAQTPVYCPVYESRLLATARHELNSAAALGVYGNPYTNSQGYGNYVAYGSEASAFYSLNSFDSKDGSGSAHAGLTQAAAYYPYDHTLSQYQYDRYGTMDGGTRRKNATRETTSTLKAWLQEHRKNPYPTKGEKIMLAIITKMTLTQVSTWFANARRRLKKENKMTWPPRNKCADEKRPYEDDDQAEGPAESLKGEKLADPPSKEDKELALSDLDDYDPLESESSEGELKAPAFGHVESDACLDEACKEPALEQRPKSCLKDPTAGAEGCEAAAAALLGGRAVRASCGESKACYPPQPPPPQLLEGGKPRIWSLAHTATSLAPAELPSCMLKRQQGASSAASALAPPAGSGAERPAKESPVANLRNWVDGVFHDPLFRHSTLNQALSGSAVSWAAAKGSLLETGPLGRSLGAGAAALKGQADSGKDFLAFPKAGGKMFCS